Within the Beduinella massiliensis genome, the region GGAGGTGCAGCGTCTGGATCCGGCCTTCGACATCGGCCTAGCGGCCCTGCGCGAAGCGGAACCCGAATCGCACTTCATCGCTTATGAACCGATTGTGGGCAAGGACGGTGTAAAGCGCCTTTGGACGAACGACTACCGTTCGATCGGCTACACGATGGCGATCAGCGCTAAGTGCGAGAACCCCGTGCGCCTGATGAAGCTGCTCAACTATGCCGCGTCGGAAGAGGGGTATCTGCGCATCCGGTACGGCGAGGAGGGCGTGCACTACACCGTGGACGAGAGTGGGACGTTCCACTTCACCCCGGAGTGGGAAGACATCAACAAGCGGACACAGGAAGGCCTGAGCATCCAGTATTCCAACCTGTTCCGGCGCGAATGGTTCGACCGCTGCGCCAGTCAGGAGGTGTGGGACGGCGTGCGGATGTTCGAGACCTACGGCGAACCCATTTCTCCCATCTTCGTGACGACGGACGCGGACATCGAGTACAACACGATCCTCACAACCCTGCGCGACGAGGCATTTACCAAGATGATCTGCGCGGCAGACGAGACGGCGCTGGACAAGATGTTTGACGACTTCTGCGCGAGCTGGCTTGCGAATGGCGGCGAAGAGGTAATTCGTCAGAAGAACGAGGCGTATCAGGAATCGCTGTAAGGGAAGGCAGGGCGGAGGGCTTCCTCCGCCTCCTCCCGGCGGCGCTTGGAGGGATGAAGCATGCGTTCCAGTTCCAGGCATGGCCTATTTTTTCGCTATCTCGTCATGTTTTTGCTCGTGCTGACCGTTCCGGCAGGCGTCATGGGTGCGAGCATCTGGGGCAGCATGCGCGCCGCGCTATGGAGGGAGATCGAGTCCTCGATGCAGGCGGCGTCGCAGCAGGTCGTGTCTGTGATGGAACAATACATGGTGGGCATGGACGCACTGGCCTCCATGCTGGTGACCGATACGGACGTGCGGACGATGACGGCCATGATGGGCAGCGAGCGCGCGTCGATTGAAAAGACGGAGGGCGTGCGCAAGATGAACGCATATAAGACGCCGAACGTCTTTATCGAGCGCATCATGGTCGCCAACGACGGGCACATCCTCTCGAGCGACGGCCTGCTTCTTCGGCAGGAGGAAGATGCCGTCGCGCGAATCCTGGCGGAGATCGGGGACGAACAGTTTGCCTACAGGCCGGAGCTCATGCGGGATAAAATTTATTATGCGAGGCGCCTTTCCATCCTGCGGGACAACGGACAATACCTGCTATGTGAAATTCCGCGCTCGATTTTCGTGCGTCTCGCGGGCGTGCTGCCTCATTCGCTGGACGTGCAGATGCTTCTGGTAGAGGCGGATGAGAACGTCGTATTCAGCAGCGCAAAGGAGGATGCGCTCGTGCCGTTTCTTGCGCAGGCGGCAGACGGACAGTGGCAGCGCATGACCCGCGAGGGGAAGATATTTCTGGTTTACGCCACCCGCATGGAACGGATGAACCTGCGCGCGCTCTTTGTGCTGCCGGAGGAGGCGGTTGGCGCGCCGCTTCAGGAGACGCTGCGCATTCTGGCCGTCTATTTGCTGCTGGCCGTTCTGCTAGGCATCGGGCTGTCGCTGTTTTTTTCCTACCGTAACTACAAGCCGCTGCAGCCGCTTCTTCAGGATATCGGCGAGTACGCGGCGGACGGTGCTCGCCGTCGCGGCGGCCTATCCGCTATCAGCGACGCGTACGACCGTGCGAAACGCGACAACCTGCGCCTGATGGAACGCATGCAGCGAGAGCAGGTGTACACGGCGCGCCACTTTATGCTCAACGTGCTCCGCGGACGCTATGCGAAGGACGCGGATCTGGCGCAGGCGGCGCAGCAGTTCAGCATATCGTTTCGGGGTTCGCGCTTTTGCGTCATCGTAGTGCTCGTCCACCGTTTGGGGACGATGTCTTGGGACAGCACGGACGACGAAGCGGTTCAGGAGATCATCGGGTGCGCCTTTATGGACAGAAGCCAGCTTTCCACGCTGCTGGTGGAGCCGGGGTGTACGGCCGCAGTGCTCAACTATAGCCCGGGGCAGTTGACGGAGGACGAGGTTGTCCGAGCCGCGGAAGACATCGTCGGCAGCATCCGCCAACGATACGGCGCCGGTGTCACGGTGGGCGTGAGCGAGGAGCAGGACGGGCTCAGCGGGCTGCACAGAGCCTACATTCAGGCCGAAAACGCCTGTGAATACAGGCTGATCCGCGGAAATAACCAGGTAATCCTCTCACGGGAGGTCGTGGGACTGATCGATGATGTAAGCCTTCGCTACGTGCAGGCGTTCCGCAACCAGGCGGAGATACAGCGTCACCTCGAAAGCGGAAATTACAACGCGATCGAGCTGCAGATCAACCGCCTGTTCGGGGAGATTGCGGGCAGCAGCCTCAGCGTCAGCCTCGCGAGGTGCCTCTACTATGAAATCATCAACATGGTCCTTCGCACCCTGCCCTATGGGTTCATCAAGACGATCGACGTCAGCCGACTGCTCGGCGTCGATACGATGGAGGAGCTGCGCATGGGCGCGCTGGAAATATACAGGCGCGCATGCCAGGAAAGACAGATTCAGAAGGAACGGAAGGGGCCGGTGGAAAACGCGCTGGAATACGTCCGCGCGCGTTACGCTCAGCCGGATCTGTCGTTGGAGGCGGTGGCCTCCGAGCTTGGCATATCCCGCAGCTATTTGAGCCGGCTGTTTTCCGAACGCATGAGCATGACGCTGTGCGAGTATATCGGGCGTTTGCGCGTCGAGGCGGCCTGCGCCCTCATGACCGAGACGAGTTTGCCTGTCGCGCAGATTGCACAGCAGGTTGGATACCAAGATCTGCATACGTTTTTACGCAATTTCAAGAAGTACATGGGCATGACGCCGACACAGTACAGAGAACGGAGGGCGGACGCACAGCAGCGCCCGCAGGAGGAAAAGCATGATTATTCGTGAAATCGCAGCGAGCCTTTACCCCTGGGATTTGCATGACGAACCGGTAGACCAAATTGTAGACAAGCTGGTGGAGTGCAGCGGCGTAAACAGCATCTACCTGGTGGGCGTCATGCACTATGAAAAACGGCCGCTTACGAGCCTGTTTTATACGCAAAACCCCGACCGGAAGTGGTACGCGCCGGAAGACAGCCGCGTGTACTACCGCGTCGACCCGTCCGCCTTTGCACGCACAAAGCTCAAGCCCCAGGCGTCGCAGCGTGCTTTTCTCAAGGACACGGACTGGCTGGACGTGCTGATTGAATGTGCGCGCAGGCGAGGACTGAAGGCGGGCGTGGAAGTATCGCACACGTTCTACGACACGCAAAAGGCCATGACGGAATGCCCGGATGTGCTGCAAAAGGATATACATGGTGCTCCCATCGCCCAGCATTTTTGCTGCAATAACGCAGATGTGCGTGAGTACATGCGCACGCTCTTCGCGCAAACCGTGAAGGAACACGACGTGGATTTTATTCAGACTTGCATGATGCTATTCCATCAGGGCGAACCGGTAAAGACACCCTGGTTTTTACCGCACGAAGCAGACCCCAAGCTCAGCGCGCTGCTCGGCGTTGTAACGGGCGGCTGTTTTTGCGAGCACTGCCGCGCGAAGGCTATTTCCATGGGCTACGATTGGGATGCGATGGTGGACTCGCTTAGAAAGCTGGAGCGTATCGTGACGGCGACGCCTTATCACAACAACGACCAGTGCCTGCAGCTGCAGCTTTTGATGGACAGTAACCTGACGGAGGCAGGGCTGCTCATGGAATTTCCGGCACTTTCGCAGTTCCTCGAGTTCCGCATGCGCAGCATTACCTCCCTCTTTCGGGACATTTACGAGGCGATCAAGCTGGTGAAACCGAACGTAGACTTCCGTTACAACAACTATCTGCGCTATCCGGAGCTCGCGGGCCTGAGCTACCTGCATGTGGCGCCATACCTGGACTCCGTACGCGACAGCGATTACACAGAACAGCGTACGGTCACGGATGGCTTTCAATACAAGCGCAATACGCTGTGCAAGATTCGCAGGGGCATCGGCTGCGAAAAACCGCTGCTCGCGGCGTTCGCCGTGCGCCCCAACGCAACGCCCCAGATTATTCGGGAGAGCATCGGGCAGTTGGCCCAGTTGGGCATAGACGGCTTCTCGCTGGGGCATTACGATGGCTCGACCCGGCCGCTGCTGCGCGCGGTGCGCGAGGCGATGGAAGAGTACGACATTACGTTGAAGGCGGGGGAGTGACATGGCTCAGGTAAAGCTTTGTGCTTTGCAGAACTGGATAGAAGGTTGCCTGCGGGCACTCGGCATGACGGAGGAAAACGTTGGGTGCGTATCGGATACGGTGATGCGCGCCACGTTGCGGGACGTAGGGCATCACGATATCTACGACTTCCCGGGTCATCTGCAGGCGATGCTGGACGGTGACGTTGTGATCAACCCGAGCTTTCGCCAACTCGCTGCCTGTGGCGCGCTCGAAAGCTGGGACGGCGGAAACGGGCTTGGCGAATTGGTCTGTTCTTTCGCGATGGAGCGCGCGATGGATGCGGCGCGAATCCATGGCATCGGGCTATGTGCCGTGCGCGGCAGCAATCACTATCTGGCTGCCGCGCCGTACGTACAGCGGGCGAGTGAGCAGGGCTTTATTGCGCTGCTGCTGTGCAAGGGTGCGCCGACAATGGGCGCACCCAACCGAACGGAGAAGGTCATCGGAACGCTTCCGATGGGTTATGCGTTCCCGACGGATCGCGGCTATCCGGTGCTCTTCGACGCCTGCATGGCCTACGCGTCGTTCGGGGCGCTCAAAGAGAAGATGGATCGGGGGGAGCCGGTCCCTGCGTACTGGGGCTTCGACAGCGAGGGAAAGCCTACGACGGATCCAGAGGCACTGGCGAAGGGCACCCGCTTGCCGATCGGAAGCCATAAGGGCTTTGGCCTGGCTGTGCTTGGAGAGGCGCTGACGGCCATTTTATCGGAAGGTTGCGTTGTAGACGAGCCGGACCAGCTGCACGGCCAGAAGAGCCCGACCTCGCATACGGCGATCGCCATCAAGGCGGATGCGCTGATGGACCTTACTCGATTTGAAACCCGGGCGGGCGAGCTGCTTACACGCATGCAGGCGCGTGCGCCAGGCCTGCACGTGCCCGGCGAGGGGGCGCATGCGAAGAAGAGACGTCTTATGGAGATGGAAACAATCGAGCTGGACGGCGCGCTTTTGGAAAAACTGGATGCGCTCAGCGCACGTATCCCTACGGCAAGCCTTGAACGGGATGGATGATTCAAATGATAAGGCGGACAGGCGGCCATACCTGTCCGCCCTCTGGGTTGACAAATCCTCCGGAGCGTGCTAAACTTCATACATAGAAATATGATTTCATTAAGTGAAATAATAAATGCGGGAGGATTTCATGAAAGCGGCAGAAGCGTTGGTTCAAATCATGGTAAAAGAGGGAATACAGGATGCATTCGGCATCCCCGGCGCGGGTATCAACGCGGTGTATCAGTACCTGAAGGATGCGCCCATCTCACACTATTGCATGCGCCATGAGGAGGCATGCACGCACGCGGCCGACGCTTATTACCGCGCGTCGCACCGCATTGCACTGGCGATCTGCACCTCCGGCCCCGGCGCGACGAATTTCGTGACGGGCATGTACACGGCCTATATCGATTCCATCCCGCTGCTGGCCATCACCGGACAGGCGAACTCGTGGCAGCTGGGGATGGATCCGTTCCAGTGCGTGGACATCGCGAAGATCTGCGCGCCGGTCGCGAAGAAGACGTACTGTGTGACCGACCCCAGGACGATTCCGCAGGTGCTGCGCGAGGCGTTTTACCTCATGCGGAGCGGCCGCCCCGGGCCGGTGCTCATCGACCTGCCGCTGGACGTGCAGCAGGCGCAGATTGAATTTGACATCGACGGCTACGAGCCGCTGCCGATAAAGAAGCAGGCGCCGGACATGCGGCGGATCGAGGAAGCGGCCGATCTGCTCTCGGCGGCGAAAGCGCCGGTCATCGTCATGGGCGGCGGCGTGACGCTGTCCGAGTCGGAGGAGGACGTCATCGAGCTGGCGGAGCTGTTGCAGATTCCGGTCATCACGACCTACATGGCCAAGGGCGGCATCCCGGTGGAGCATCCGCTGAACGCCGGGCACGCGGGCATTCAGGTGGGCCAGCCGGTGGGCAACAAGGTCTTCCTGGATTCAGACGTCGTGCTGGGCGTCGGCTGCCGCTTCAGCGACCGCCATACGGGCGACCTCAAGGTCTACCGCGGGGAAAGGAAGTTCATCCACGTCGACGTCTCCGAAGAGCAGATCGGCAAGGTGTTCCAGCCGGACCTGGCCATCGTCGCGGATGCGAAGCTGGCGGTGCGCGCGCTGATCGACACGGCCAAGGCCCGCGGCATGAAACCCGTAAACCCGGAGCGGGCGCGGTCGGTGGCCCCGCTGCGCGAGAAGCTCGCGCGCAAAACGCACTACGATACCTGCCCGATCATGCCGCACCGCGTGCTGGAAGAGGTGGACAGGGCGTTTGACGCGGATACGATGTTCACGACGGGCTGCGGCATCACGCAGATCTGGTCCGGCCAGCTGCAGAAGATCGACAAGCCGCGCCGTTACCTGCCCTCCGGCGGAGCCGGCACGCTGGGCTACGAGGTGCCCGCGGCCTTCGGGGCGAAGGTGGCGGACCCGGCGCACTACAGCGTCACGGTCGTGGGGGACTTCGGCTTTACGTTCATGGGCGAGGAGATCGCCGTCAGCGCGGCCTTTCAAAAGCCGATCATCGTGGTGATCCTCAACAACGCTTATCTGGGCCTGATCCGCCAGAACCAACGGGGCGCGTACGGCTATGAGTACGCGGTGGACATGCCCTATAACCAGGACGGCACCATCGATTACGTCAAGGTGGCGGAGGGCTACGGCTGCGTCGCGGAGCGCGTGTTCACCCCGGAGGACCTCGCCGCCGCGCTGCGCCGCGCGAAGGGAAGCGGGCGTACATACGTGATCGACGCGGTCTGCGTCAAGGAACAGCTCTGCGACATGGGCGGGAGCCTCGCAAACGTGAAGAGCTTCGCGCCGCAGGACGCATAAGGAAAGGGGTTTGGCATGCAGGAATCGATCAGGAAGTACATGAAGGTCGGGCTCGTCCACTTTATGGCCTATCCGTCCGCGATGACGGGCGAGGGGGAGATCACGCGAACCGTGCGCCGCGTGCTCGAAGACGACTACTTTGACGCGATCGAGCTGACGCGCATCAACGACCCGGCCGTGCGCGGCGAGGTGGCCTCGTTGGTGCGCCAGAGCGGCGTGGCGCTGGGTTACGGCGCGCAGCCGCAGCTCATGCGCAACGGGGAGAACGTCAACAGCCTCGACGAAACCCTGCGCCTGCGCGCGCTCGACCGCATGAAGGCTTGCGTGGACGAGGCCTGCGAGCTGGGCGCGCAGGGCATCGCGTTTCTCGCGGGCAAGTTCGAGGCGGCGCGCAGGGAGGAAGCCTATCAGGCGCTCGTCAAGAGCACTCGCGAAATCTGCGCGTACGCGCAGGAGAAGGGGAACCTGCAGGTAAATCTGGAGGTCTTCGACTACGACGTGGAAAAGTGCTCGCTGATCGGCCCCGCGACGCTGGCCGCGCGCTTTGCCAGGGAGATCGCGGCGGAGTTTCAAAACTTCGGCCTGATGGTCGACCTGAGCCACATGACGCAGCTGCACGAGACGATGGACGAAAGCATCGACCCGGTGGCGCGCTTCATACGCCATGTGCACATCGCGAACGCCGTGCTGGTGCCGGGCGCTCCCGCCTATGGCGACCAGCACCCGCGCTTCGGCTTTCCGAACAGCGAGGTGGACGTAAGGCTGCTCGTCCGCTTTCTGCGCAAGCTCTTCGAGGTGGGCTATCTGGGCGAAGGCAAACGGCCTGTGGTGGCCTTCGAGGTCAAGCCCTGGGAAGGGGAGGACAGCGAAATGGTGCTCGCCAACGCCAAGCGCTTCCTGAACGAGGCATGGGCGCTGATATAAAAAGAGGGCCGCTCCGCAAACGCGCCGGGGGTATTCCCGGCGCGAAGGGCGGCGGCCCCCGGCTGATTTTCCGGCATTATTCGGGGCAGGCCAGCGCCGTGCTGATCCTGCGCGCGGCATCGGTGACGAGCGGAACGAGCTCCAAAATACGCGCGCGCGTCATGCGCGAGACGGGCCCGGAGACGCTGATGGCGGCGGTGATCCGTCCTTCGTAATCGCGAATGGGGGCGGCGATGCAGCGCGCGCCGAGCTCGCATTCCTCGTCGTCGAGCGCGTAACCCTGCGCGCGCACGGCGTCCAGCTCCTTTGTGAGCTCCTCGAGGGTGGACTTGGTGTGCGGGGTCAGGCGAAGCAGCCCCTTTTTTTCCACGAGCGCCTGAAGGCGGGCAGGCGAATACTGGGTCAGCATCAGCTTGCCGACGCCCGTGGAGTGCATGGGCGCGCGCTTGCCGATGCGCTGCGTGATTTTGAGCATGCCGTCCGGCCCGTCCACGACGTCCAGATAGATGACCTCCATGTCCTCCTCGATGGCCAGGCAGCTGGACTCGTCGCAGCGGCGCGAAAGCTCGACCAGGGTGGGGCGGGCGATGTCGCGGATGCTGAAGCGCGCGCTCACCATCGCGCCGATTTGGGCAAACTTCATCGTCAGGGCATAGCGCAGCGTCACGGGATCCTGATAGGCATACCGATGCTCGACGAGCGTGCCCACCATGCGCAGCGTCGTGCTGGCGGGCATGTCCACCTCGCGCGCCAGATCTCCCAGGCGGACGGGCTCGCGCGCGTTTGCCATCGCCTCGATGATTTGCAGGGTCTTTTCAACCGACTGGTTCAAGCGGGTCTGCTTTTCCATGCGGGCCTCCTATGTTGTGCGAACTGCATTCATCGTACCATCTTCAAAACAAAAAGACAAGCCGAAACGAGGGGAGAGTGCAAAATGAAAATTGTCGTTCTGGACGGCTACACGGAAAACCCCGGCGACCTGAGCTGGGCGGGGCTGGAGGCATTGGGCGATCTCACGGTTTACGACTACACGGCCCCGGAACAGATCGCGGAGCGCGTGCGGGGCGCGCAGGCGGTGTACACGAACAAGACGCCGCTGACGCGCGAGACGATCGGGGACGCGAAGGAGCTGCGCTTCATCGGCGTTCTGGCGACGGGCTACAACGTCGTAGACGTAGAGGCCGCGCGGGAACGCGGCATCCCCGTCTGCAACGTTCCGACCTACGGCACCAGCGCGGTCGCCCAATACGTTTTCGCGCTGCTGCTGGAAATCTGCCACCACGTCGCCCACCACGCGCAGGCGGTGCAGGAGGGAAGGTGGACGGCCTGCCGCGACTTCTGCTTCTGGGATTACCCGATGATGGAGCTCGCGGGCAAGACGATCGGCATCATCGGCTTTGGGCGCATCGGACAGGCGACGGCGCAGGTCGCCCGCGGTTTCGGCATGCGCGTGCTGGCCTTTGACGCCCACGTCCAGGCGCCCGAGTGCGTGCCGCTGGACGAATTGCTCGCGCAAAGCGACGTCATCTCGCTGCACTGTCCGCTCTTCCCGCAGACGGAGGGCATGATCAACCGGGAGACGATCGCCAGGATGAAGGACGGGGTCATCCTGATCAACACGTCCCGCGGACCGCTGATCCGCGAGGCGGACCTGCGCGAGGCGCTGCTGTCGGGAAAGGTCTATGCCGCAGCGGTGGACGTGGTGTCGGCCGAGCCCGTACGTCCGGACAATCCGCTGCTGGGCCTTCCCAACTGCCTGATTACCCCCCACATCGCCTGGGCCCCGAAGGAGAGCCGCCAGCGGCTGATGGACATTGCGGTCGGAAACCTTCGCGCATTTGTCGAGGGAAAGCCGGAAAACGTCGTCAACAAATAAGCGGCGGCTGAAAAGCGCCCCATAGCATCCGCGAGCATGCGCAGGAAAAATGAGGTGAATTCCTCTTTTTCTTGTGCATTTTTCGTTTATAATGTACAATTTGAATGGGGTGGAAAGGGGGAGAAGTGCATGCAGCGCAGGGTGAAGCGCGGAGGCATTCAACGGCTGCTCCTGATCGTGATGCTGCTGGTTTTCATCTCGCTGCTAGCGGTGGAGCGGATTTTTCTTTTGTATTACCACGAATCGATCAAGGAGAGCGCGCGCACGCTGACCAATACCCGCGCGGACGAGCTGTTCGACGACATCAACGAAATGTGGTACCAGCTCAACCTGATCTCGGCCACGTTTTCCAGAAGCGACGCCATGCGCGCGTATGTGCGATCGACGAACGACGATACGCAGATGATGCAGGTGCTGCGCTCCGCGGTGTACATGACGCAGCTTGCCGCCAGCAATATCGACTCGATCATCGTGACCGATTTTGCGGACGTAGAGCTGTTCGCCTATGGGGAAATGGACCGGCAGGTGCTTAAGAGCGCGGAGCGCGCGATGCAAAACGGGCTGGTCGTCAAGAACCCCGTGCACATGCAGCTGGGGACGGGGAGCGCCGCGCGCATGTACTGTATCAACCGAACCGACGCGCGGACGGACGGGACGTTCCTGTACACGATCATCGTCTACAATATCGACAGCCTGCGCCAGAAGCTGGAGGCGGTGACGGGCGAGGATTACGGAACGAACCTGCTGCTGCTGGACGGAAACGGCATTCCCCTGATCGAAAGCGTGACGCTGGAAGGGCGGGAGCGGGCACAGGCCATGTCCGACCTTCGCGCGGGCGAGACGCCGGTGGATACCCTGTTTTTACAAAAGCGCGGTTTCTCCCTCATGCGCTGGCAGCTGATCGCGTTCGTGCAGGAGGAGGCCCTGCTCCGGCGCATGGCGATGGCCGTACGCTTTGCTTATGTCATGGGAATCAGCGTGTTTTTGCTGCTGAGCGTGTTCTTCTTCGTGCTGCGCAAGCAGGTCAACGAGCCGATCGGTCAGATTCTGGACTTTATGCGCAGCCAGACGCGGGATTTTCCGCAGGCCACGCTTGAATTGAAGACCAAGAACGAATTGGACCAGATCGCCCAGGGCCTGAACGCGATGCTCAAGCGGCAGCGGGAGATGGTGAGGGAAAACCTTGAGAGCAAGGAACGCCTGTACGAGACGGAGCTTTCGCAGAAGCAATCGGAGATTGCCGCGCTGACGAACCAGATCAACCCCCATTTTCTGTACAATAC harbors:
- a CDS encoding helix-turn-helix domain-containing protein, whose protein sequence is MRSSSRHGLFFRYLVMFLLVLTVPAGVMGASIWGSMRAALWREIESSMQAASQQVVSVMEQYMVGMDALASMLVTDTDVRTMTAMMGSERASIEKTEGVRKMNAYKTPNVFIERIMVANDGHILSSDGLLLRQEEDAVARILAEIGDEQFAYRPELMRDKIYYARRLSILRDNGQYLLCEIPRSIFVRLAGVLPHSLDVQMLLVEADENVVFSSAKEDALVPFLAQAADGQWQRMTREGKIFLVYATRMERMNLRALFVLPEEAVGAPLQETLRILAVYLLLAVLLGIGLSLFFSYRNYKPLQPLLQDIGEYAADGARRRGGLSAISDAYDRAKRDNLRLMERMQREQVYTARHFMLNVLRGRYAKDADLAQAAQQFSISFRGSRFCVIVVLVHRLGTMSWDSTDDEAVQEIIGCAFMDRSQLSTLLVEPGCTAAVLNYSPGQLTEDEVVRAAEDIVGSIRQRYGAGVTVGVSEEQDGLSGLHRAYIQAENACEYRLIRGNNQVILSREVVGLIDDVSLRYVQAFRNQAEIQRHLESGNYNAIELQINRLFGEIAGSSLSVSLARCLYYEIINMVLRTLPYGFIKTIDVSRLLGVDTMEELRMGALEIYRRACQERQIQKERKGPVENALEYVRARYAQPDLSLEAVASELGISRSYLSRLFSERMSMTLCEYIGRLRVEAACALMTETSLPVAQIAQQVGYQDLHTFLRNFKKYMGMTPTQYRERRADAQQRPQEEKHDYS
- a CDS encoding Ldh family oxidoreductase, with the translated sequence MAQVKLCALQNWIEGCLRALGMTEENVGCVSDTVMRATLRDVGHHDIYDFPGHLQAMLDGDVVINPSFRQLAACGALESWDGGNGLGELVCSFAMERAMDAARIHGIGLCAVRGSNHYLAAAPYVQRASEQGFIALLLCKGAPTMGAPNRTEKVIGTLPMGYAFPTDRGYPVLFDACMAYASFGALKEKMDRGEPVPAYWGFDSEGKPTTDPEALAKGTRLPIGSHKGFGLAVLGEALTAILSEGCVVDEPDQLHGQKSPTSHTAIAIKADALMDLTRFETRAGELLTRMQARAPGLHVPGEGAHAKKRRLMEMETIELDGALLEKLDALSARIPTASLERDG
- a CDS encoding thiamine pyrophosphate-dependent enzyme; translation: MKAAEALVQIMVKEGIQDAFGIPGAGINAVYQYLKDAPISHYCMRHEEACTHAADAYYRASHRIALAICTSGPGATNFVTGMYTAYIDSIPLLAITGQANSWQLGMDPFQCVDIAKICAPVAKKTYCVTDPRTIPQVLREAFYLMRSGRPGPVLIDLPLDVQQAQIEFDIDGYEPLPIKKQAPDMRRIEEAADLLSAAKAPVIVMGGGVTLSESEEDVIELAELLQIPVITTYMAKGGIPVEHPLNAGHAGIQVGQPVGNKVFLDSDVVLGVGCRFSDRHTGDLKVYRGERKFIHVDVSEEQIGKVFQPDLAIVADAKLAVRALIDTAKARGMKPVNPERARSVAPLREKLARKTHYDTCPIMPHRVLEEVDRAFDADTMFTTGCGITQIWSGQLQKIDKPRRYLPSGGAGTLGYEVPAAFGAKVADPAHYSVTVVGDFGFTFMGEEIAVSAAFQKPIIVVILNNAYLGLIRQNQRGAYGYEYAVDMPYNQDGTIDYVKVAEGYGCVAERVFTPEDLAAALRRAKGSGRTYVIDAVCVKEQLCDMGGSLANVKSFAPQDA
- a CDS encoding TIM barrel protein, whose protein sequence is MQESIRKYMKVGLVHFMAYPSAMTGEGEITRTVRRVLEDDYFDAIELTRINDPAVRGEVASLVRQSGVALGYGAQPQLMRNGENVNSLDETLRLRALDRMKACVDEACELGAQGIAFLAGKFEAARREEAYQALVKSTREICAYAQEKGNLQVNLEVFDYDVEKCSLIGPATLAARFAREIAAEFQNFGLMVDLSHMTQLHETMDESIDPVARFIRHVHIANAVLVPGAPAYGDQHPRFGFPNSEVDVRLLVRFLRKLFEVGYLGEGKRPVVAFEVKPWEGEDSEMVLANAKRFLNEAWALI
- a CDS encoding IclR family transcriptional regulator domain-containing protein, which gives rise to MEKQTRLNQSVEKTLQIIEAMANAREPVRLGDLAREVDMPASTTLRMVGTLVEHRYAYQDPVTLRYALTMKFAQIGAMVSARFSIRDIARPTLVELSRRCDESSCLAIEEDMEVIYLDVVDGPDGMLKITQRIGKRAPMHSTGVGKLMLTQYSPARLQALVEKKGLLRLTPHTKSTLEELTKELDAVRAQGYALDDEECELGARCIAAPIRDYEGRITAAISVSGPVSRMTRARILELVPLVTDAARRISTALACPE
- a CDS encoding NAD(P)-dependent oxidoreductase; this translates as MKIVVLDGYTENPGDLSWAGLEALGDLTVYDYTAPEQIAERVRGAQAVYTNKTPLTRETIGDAKELRFIGVLATGYNVVDVEAARERGIPVCNVPTYGTSAVAQYVFALLLEICHHVAHHAQAVQEGRWTACRDFCFWDYPMMELAGKTIGIIGFGRIGQATAQVARGFGMRVLAFDAHVQAPECVPLDELLAQSDVISLHCPLFPQTEGMINRETIARMKDGVILINTSRGPLIREADLREALLSGKVYAAAVDVVSAEPVRPDNPLLGLPNCLITPHIAWAPKESRQRLMDIAVGNLRAFVEGKPENVVNK
- a CDS encoding sensor histidine kinase, producing MQRRVKRGGIQRLLLIVMLLVFISLLAVERIFLLYYHESIKESARTLTNTRADELFDDINEMWYQLNLISATFSRSDAMRAYVRSTNDDTQMMQVLRSAVYMTQLAASNIDSIIVTDFADVELFAYGEMDRQVLKSAERAMQNGLVVKNPVHMQLGTGSAARMYCINRTDARTDGTFLYTIIVYNIDSLRQKLEAVTGEDYGTNLLLLDGNGIPLIESVTLEGRERAQAMSDLRAGETPVDTLFLQKRGFSLMRWQLIAFVQEEALLRRMAMAVRFAYVMGISVFLLLSVFFFVLRKQVNEPIGQILDFMRSQTRDFPQATLELKTKNELDQIAQGLNAMLKRQREMVRENLESKERLYETELSQKQSEIAALTNQINPHFLYNTLDCMHGMALAGGMSDLEEIISSMAYIFRYATRSSAYVRVEEEIESIVRYMNIVRIRHGGRIGACYEIDRETLGLLIPKMILQPIVENAVSHGLETVNRPGALCIHVWREADGLYLTVRDDGKGMDKETLDCLRAGLILDRADTADRSTHIGLTNIHRRIRLLHGPSCGVTVESELGQGTTVTLRLQARRQA